The following coding sequences lie in one Streptomyces venezuelae genomic window:
- the purN gene encoding phosphoribosylglycinamide formyltransferase yields MAKSAEVARPERPVARPVKRLVVLVSGSGTNLQALLDTIRAEGPEGYGAEIVAVGADRDGIAGLERAERVGIPTFVCRVKDHATRDEWDAALAEATAAHDPDLVVSAGFMKIVGKEFLARFGGRFVNTHPALLPSFPGAHGARDALAYGVKVTGCTVHFVDDGVDTGPIIAQGVVEVRDEDDESALHERIKEVERTLLVDVVGRLARHGYRIEGRKVLIP; encoded by the coding sequence GTGGCCAAGAGCGCTGAGGTCGCGCGTCCCGAGCGCCCCGTCGCGCGCCCCGTCAAGCGTCTCGTCGTGCTGGTGTCCGGGTCGGGCACGAACCTTCAGGCCCTGCTCGACACCATCCGCGCCGAGGGCCCGGAGGGCTACGGCGCCGAGATCGTCGCGGTCGGCGCCGACCGCGACGGCATCGCGGGCCTGGAGCGCGCCGAGCGCGTGGGCATCCCCACCTTCGTCTGCCGGGTCAAGGACCACGCGACCCGCGACGAGTGGGACGCGGCCCTGGCGGAGGCGACGGCCGCGCACGACCCCGACCTGGTGGTCTCCGCCGGGTTCATGAAGATCGTGGGGAAGGAGTTCCTCGCGCGCTTCGGCGGGCGGTTCGTGAACACGCACCCCGCGCTGCTGCCCAGTTTCCCGGGGGCCCACGGCGCGCGCGACGCGCTCGCGTACGGCGTGAAGGTCACCGGCTGCACCGTCCACTTCGTCGACGACGGCGTCGACACCGGCCCGATCATCGCCCAGGGCGTGGTCGAGGTCCGGGACGAGGACGACGAGAGCGCTCTGCACGAGCGCATCAAGGAAGTCGAGCGCACGCTGCTCGTCGATGTCGTGGGGCGTCTGGCCCGGCACGGCTACCGCATTGAGGGACGAAAGGTTCTTATCCCGTGA